The Arachis hypogaea cultivar Tifrunner chromosome 19, arahy.Tifrunner.gnm2.J5K5, whole genome shotgun sequence genome has a window encoding:
- the LOC112778624 gene encoding protein MAIN-LIKE 1-like — protein MAGLYHLARLNDRWFRLDEPLVSAFVERWRPETHTFHMPFGECTITLQDVAYQLGLSVDGHYVNGCLTDFHIYIEGGRPAWQWFHELLGVLPPMNQIQKFTVNCTWFQETFTECNEGADEETVRRYARAYIMILLGTQLFSNKSDNRIHIRWLPFVARLEEMGGYSWGSAALAWLYRCMCRVANRHVVKLAGPLQLLQSWIFWRFPGFRPAGYDAFSWPLASRWSGYNHGISEKGPRVQMARLRIDLLQARDHTRRPPGCPSRGLGASENDVMAVCHVSDIFCGG, from the exons ATGGCCGGACtataccatcttgcgagactgaaCGACAGATGGTTCCGATTGGACGAGCCCCTTGTCAGTGCATTCGTGGAGCggtggcgtccggagacgcacacaTTTCACATGCCGTTCGGCGAGTGCACCATCACACTTCAGGACGTCGCGTACCAGTTGGGGTTGTCAGTGGACGGACATTATGTCAATGGTTGCCTGACAGACTTCCACATATACATAGAGGGTGGCAGGCCAGCTTGGCAGTGGTTCCATGAGTTGCTTGGTGTGTTACCTCCCATGAACCAAATACAAAAGTTCACAGTGAACTGTACCTGGTTCCAGGAGACTTTCACAGAGTGCAACGAGGGGGCAGATGAGGAGACAGTCAGGCGCTATGCCCGTGCCTATATCATGATATTGTTGGGCACCCAGCTGTTTTCCAACAAGTCTGACAATCGTATTCATATCAGATGGTTACCGTTTGTAGctaggcttgaggagatgggtggCTATAGCTGGGGGTCGGCGGCACTagcatggttgtaccggtgcatgtgtcGAGTGGCCAACAGACATGTAGTGAAGTTAGCTGGGCCGTTACAGTTACTTCAGTCTTGGATCTTTTGGCGTTTTCCTGGTTTTAGGCCTGCTGGGTATGATGCGTTTAGCTGGCCCCTTGCATCGAG GTGGTCAGGTTACAATCATGGGATTAGTGAGAAGGGACCTCGGGTGCAGATGGCTCGACTGAGGATTGACTTGTTACAGGCTCGGGAT CACACCCGACGTCCTCCAGGTTGTCCATCCAGAGGTCTTGGAGCCTCGGAAAATGATGTTATGGCGGTGTGTCACGTCTCTGATATATTTTGTGGTGGTTGA